A genome region from Bacillota bacterium includes the following:
- a CDS encoding aminopeptidase yields MVRGMSLVQVGARLLRTCMGLREGEALLVVTDNPTREIGEALFDAGGQVGARALLLLMAPTGRHGAEPPAPVAEAMKCADVVVCPTQFSLTHTQARLAASRAGARIATMPGITREMFFTGAVSADYEAVAERSRRVASMLTAAGTARVAGPGWELRMSLEGRKAVASTGLYREKGESGNLPSGEAYIAPLEGTAEGEVVVDGSIAGMGKVQEPVRLVIHKGMLAAAEGPVGARLLELLGNAPEARNVAELGVGTNDKARVSGIVLEDEKIYGTVHLALGDNSTFGGNTKAGVHIDVVMLRPDLYLDDRLVASGGQLLLS; encoded by the coding sequence ATGGTGAGGGGGATGTCGCTGGTCCAGGTAGGTGCGCGACTCCTGCGCACGTGCATGGGATTGCGGGAAGGGGAAGCCCTGCTGGTGGTGACGGACAACCCCACCCGGGAGATCGGTGAGGCGCTGTTCGATGCCGGTGGGCAGGTGGGCGCCCGGGCTCTTCTGCTGCTGATGGCCCCCACGGGCAGGCACGGGGCCGAGCCGCCGGCCCCGGTAGCCGAGGCCATGAAGTGTGCCGACGTGGTGGTGTGTCCCACCCAGTTCTCCCTGACTCACACGCAGGCCAGGCTGGCCGCCAGCCGGGCCGGGGCCAGGATCGCCACCATGCCCGGCATCACCCGGGAGATGTTCTTCACCGGGGCCGTCTCCGCCGACTACGAGGCGGTGGCTGAGCGCAGCCGGCGGGTGGCCAGCATGTTGACGGCGGCCGGCACCGCCCGCGTGGCGGGACCCGGCTGGGAGCTGCGGATGTCTCTCGAAGGCAGGAAGGCGGTGGCCAGCACCGGTCTTTACCGGGAGAAGGGTGAATCGGGCAACCTTCCCTCCGGGGAAGCCTACATTGCCCCGCTGGAGGGGACGGCGGAGGGCGAGGTGGTGGTGGACGGATCCATTGCCGGCATGGGCAAGGTGCAGGAGCCTGTGCGCCTGGTGATCCACAAGGGGATGCTGGCAGCGGCCGAGGGACCGGTGGGTGCCAGGCTGCTGGAACTCCTGGGGAATGCCCCGGAGGCCAGGAACGTAGCCGAGCTGGGCGTGGGTACCAACGACAAAGCCCGGGTGTCCGGCATCGTGCTCGAAGATGAGAAGATCTACGGGACTGTGCACCTGGCCCTCGGCGACAACTCCACCTTCGGGGGGAACACGAAGGCCGGTGTGCACATCGACGTGGTCATGCTCCGCCCCGATCTCTACCTGGATGACCGGCTGGTGGCCTCGGGCGGCCAGCTTCTCCTCTCCTGA
- a CDS encoding AroM family protein produces MGARVGAITIGQSPRTDVVPEMVPLMGPDIEIIQAGALDGLSAGEIAAMAPRPGDYVLVTRLRDGTSVQVAKHHIVARMQEQINGVVQEGARVVVLLCTGEFPELTSPRLLVEPQLVLHHATAALAGGRRLGVLVPAAEQVDQGVARWQGLGAELRVEAASPYGEADRIREAAASLRGWGAELVVLDCIGFTVAMKKEVRDVAGAPVILPRTLLARTLAELLS; encoded by the coding sequence GTGGGTGCCAGGGTAGGGGCCATCACCATAGGGCAGTCACCGCGGACGGACGTGGTCCCCGAGATGGTGCCCCTTATGGGGCCGGACATAGAGATTATCCAGGCGGGAGCGCTGGACGGGCTCTCGGCCGGGGAGATCGCTGCCATGGCGCCGCGTCCCGGTGACTACGTGCTGGTGACCAGGTTGCGCGATGGTACATCGGTGCAGGTGGCCAAGCACCACATCGTGGCCCGCATGCAGGAGCAGATCAACGGGGTGGTGCAGGAGGGCGCGCGCGTGGTCGTCCTCCTGTGCACGGGGGAGTTCCCCGAACTGACCTCTCCCCGGCTGCTGGTAGAACCTCAGCTCGTCCTGCATCACGCCACTGCCGCGCTGGCCGGGGGCAGGCGGCTGGGGGTGCTGGTGCCGGCGGCGGAACAGGTGGACCAGGGCGTGGCGCGCTGGCAGGGACTGGGCGCCGAACTCCGGGTTGAAGCGGCATCGCCCTACGGGGAGGCCGACCGCATCAGGGAGGCGGCGGCGTCCCTGCGTGGTTGGGGCGCCGAGCTGGTGGTGCTGGATTGCATCGGCTTCACCGTGGCCATGAAGAAGGAAGTTCGCGACGTAGCGGGGGCTCCGGTCATCCTGCCGCGCACCCTGCTGGCCCGCACCCTGGCCGAACTGCTGTCCTGA
- a CDS encoding DUF1177 domain-containing protein — protein MPWRQVIDAFELLDSARVDGAQVADFLRAHGVEDVTVTTIRGEKGKTDFVKAVIPGTRGRRAGGDAPTLGIVGRLGGLGARPERIGFVSDGDGTLTAVSCALKLGTMRQKGDLLPGDVTVSTHICPDAPTQPHDPVPFMGSPVDMAAMNRYEVDPAMEAILSVDTTKGNRIINVRGFAISPTVKEGYILRVSEDLLDIMQTVTGRLPAVFAITTQDITPYGNGVFHLNSIMQPATATPAPVVGVAITTEVPVPGCGTGASHLDDVESAVRFCLEVAKAYGAGKCRFYDPDEFRRLVDLYGPLTHLQTMGRHTP, from the coding sequence ATGCCGTGGCGTCAGGTGATCGATGCCTTTGAGTTGCTGGACAGCGCCCGGGTGGACGGCGCCCAGGTGGCGGACTTCCTCCGCGCCCACGGGGTGGAAGATGTCACCGTCACCACCATCCGGGGAGAGAAGGGGAAGACCGACTTCGTGAAGGCGGTGATCCCGGGAACCAGGGGCCGGCGGGCGGGAGGCGACGCGCCCACCCTGGGGATCGTGGGCCGCCTGGGTGGCCTGGGCGCGCGTCCCGAGCGCATCGGGTTTGTCTCCGACGGGGATGGCACCCTGACGGCCGTTTCCTGTGCCCTGAAACTTGGTACTATGCGCCAGAAGGGAGACCTCCTCCCCGGGGACGTGACCGTCTCGACGCACATCTGCCCCGATGCGCCCACCCAGCCCCACGACCCCGTGCCCTTCATGGGGTCACCCGTGGACATGGCCGCGATGAACCGCTACGAGGTGGACCCGGCCATGGAGGCCATCCTCTCCGTGGACACCACCAAGGGTAACCGCATCATCAACGTGCGGGGCTTCGCCATCTCCCCCACGGTGAAGGAGGGCTACATCCTGCGGGTGAGCGAGGACCTGCTGGACATCATGCAGACCGTGACCGGCCGCCTGCCGGCCGTCTTCGCCATCACCACCCAGGACATCACCCCGTACGGTAACGGGGTCTTCCACCTTAACAGCATCATGCAACCCGCCACCGCCACGCCGGCGCCGGTGGTGGGGGTGGCCATCACCACGGAAGTGCCCGTACCGGGCTGCGGAACAGGCGCTTCCCACCTCGACGACGTGGAAAGCGCGGTGCGCTTCTGCCTGGAGGTGGCCAAGGCCTACGGGGCAGGGAAGTGCCGCTTCTACGACCCCGATGAGTTCCGCCGCCTGGTGGACCTGTATGGTCCCCTGACCCATCTCCAGACCATGGGCCGCCACACCCCTTAA
- a CDS encoding DUF917 family protein has product MRLDRHAVEAAVLGGAVLGGGGGGSMAEGRRNALLAVDMGEPELVDVDDLPPQAVLVTASAVGAPAARTAKALPVHYVRAVELLVRETTVEGLITNECGGLAAVNGWLQAAVLGIPVVDAPCNGRAHPTGVMGSIGLHRVPGYVSRQAAVGGDPRAGTYVEVVVRGNLERAAALVRQASVQAGGMVAVARNPVSASYAREHAAVGAIQQVLSVGRAMLQARGRGPMAMVEAACGVLGGEVLGTGQVTDVQLQTTGGFDVGRVVVQPSAGPALELYFWNEYAVCERLAGRRRQHPGEQAAERPGEPPRGQATERDGEPPRGAMGEGPGERLATFPDLLATIDLSSGLPLSSAEVAVGKEVAVVWVPRQRLILGAGMRDPELMRPLEQAVGKEIVKYVF; this is encoded by the coding sequence ATGCGGCTGGATCGGCATGCGGTAGAGGCAGCCGTCCTGGGAGGAGCGGTGCTGGGGGGAGGAGGCGGCGGCTCCATGGCCGAGGGGCGGCGTAACGCCCTCCTGGCCGTGGACATGGGCGAACCCGAACTGGTGGACGTGGACGACCTTCCACCCCAGGCGGTGCTGGTGACGGCCTCGGCGGTGGGGGCTCCCGCGGCCAGGACGGCGAAGGCCCTGCCGGTACATTACGTGAGAGCGGTGGAGCTCCTGGTCAGGGAGACCACCGTGGAAGGCCTGATCACCAACGAATGCGGGGGCCTGGCGGCCGTGAACGGGTGGCTGCAGGCAGCCGTGCTCGGCATCCCCGTGGTGGACGCGCCCTGTAACGGCCGGGCCCATCCCACCGGGGTGATGGGGTCCATCGGCCTCCACCGGGTACCCGGGTACGTATCCCGGCAGGCGGCCGTGGGCGGCGACCCGCGGGCGGGCACGTACGTGGAGGTGGTGGTGCGGGGAAACCTGGAGCGGGCTGCGGCTCTGGTGCGGCAGGCCTCGGTGCAGGCGGGGGGCATGGTGGCGGTGGCCCGCAACCCCGTGAGCGCCTCCTACGCCCGCGAGCACGCTGCGGTGGGCGCCATCCAGCAGGTGCTGTCCGTGGGCCGGGCCATGCTGCAGGCGCGGGGCCGCGGCCCCATGGCCATGGTGGAGGCCGCCTGCGGGGTCCTGGGGGGTGAGGTGCTGGGCACGGGCCAGGTCACCGACGTGCAGTTGCAGACCACGGGGGGCTTCGACGTGGGCCGGGTGGTCGTCCAGCCCTCAGCCGGTCCGGCCCTGGAACTTTACTTCTGGAACGAGTACGCCGTCTGCGAACGCCTGGCGGGGCGGCGGAGGCAGCACCCGGGCGAGCAGGCAGCGGAGCGCCCGGGTGAGCCGCCCCGCGGGCAAGCGACGGAGCGGGATGGTGAGCCGCCGCGCGGGGCGATGGGCGAGGGGCCAGGCGAGCGGCTGGCGACCTTCCCCGACCTGCTCGCCACCATCGACCTCTCCTCGGGCCTGCCGCTCTCGTCGGCGGAGGTCGCTGTGGGCAAAGAGGTGGCGGTCGTGTGGGTGCCGCGCCAGCGCCTCATCCTGGGGGCCGGGATGCGCGACCCCGAGCTGATGCGGCCCCTCGAGCAGGCTGTCGGTAAGGAGATCGTGAAGTACGTGTTCTAG
- a CDS encoding ArgE/DapE family deacylase: MWRHDIVHRVRGTVAQRQGELVDLAQRLIRIRSENPPGDTTEISTFVVDYLRAHDWDPHWHEPSRGAVSLVATTAGGQGGHVILCGHSDTVPAGDPSGWSFPPFCGDVVDGEVRGRGASDMKGGLAAMLFASTLVREVIPTLPGPLTVAIVGDEETGGAEGAAWLLEQGLIRGDACLIGEPSPPLNPTVGQKGSCWLEITVAGKAAHGSTAPLGGDNAIVTASRVVLALQDVWHLEVWLPPDVEPLVRSSAEWMMRAGEGRYAQLLDHISVNVGVIQGGRKINMVPDQCVLHVDCRLPFGVEPADLLRRVRALLAGRVPGGDRVEVRLLRGGTASFTAPEELIVQAVLEGIRLVKGAEAQPILQWASSDARHFRRFGIPTLQYGPAHLETIHAVDERVAIADLVDATCVYATALLRYWELTA; the protein is encoded by the coding sequence GTGTGGCGCCACGATATCGTTCACAGGGTGAGGGGCACCGTAGCCCAACGGCAGGGTGAGCTGGTAGACCTGGCACAGCGTCTCATCAGGATTCGCAGCGAGAACCCGCCCGGTGATACGACCGAGATATCGACGTTCGTAGTCGACTACCTCAGGGCGCACGACTGGGACCCCCACTGGCACGAGCCCTCTCGCGGCGCGGTGAGCCTGGTGGCAACTACCGCCGGCGGGCAGGGCGGGCACGTCATCTTGTGCGGCCACTCCGACACGGTGCCGGCCGGGGACCCTTCCGGGTGGTCGTTTCCGCCCTTTTGCGGGGATGTGGTGGATGGTGAGGTCCGCGGCCGCGGGGCCAGCGATATGAAGGGCGGCCTGGCAGCCATGCTCTTCGCCAGCACCCTGGTGCGTGAGGTCATCCCGACCCTGCCGGGACCCCTGACGGTGGCCATCGTGGGTGACGAAGAAACGGGCGGGGCGGAGGGTGCAGCCTGGCTCCTTGAGCAAGGCCTCATACGAGGGGACGCCTGTCTTATCGGCGAGCCAAGCCCCCCTCTCAATCCCACAGTTGGGCAGAAGGGTTCGTGCTGGCTGGAGATTACGGTGGCGGGAAAGGCGGCCCACGGTAGCACTGCCCCTCTGGGAGGCGATAATGCCATAGTGACGGCATCCCGGGTGGTCCTGGCCCTGCAGGACGTGTGGCACCTGGAGGTGTGGCTCCCGCCGGATGTGGAACCCCTCGTCCGCTCTTCGGCGGAGTGGATGATGAGGGCCGGCGAGGGGCGGTATGCGCAGCTTCTCGACCACATTTCCGTCAACGTGGGGGTGATCCAGGGCGGGCGCAAGATCAACATGGTGCCAGACCAGTGCGTCCTGCACGTTGACTGTCGCCTGCCCTTCGGCGTTGAGCCCGCTGACCTCCTGCGCAGGGTGCGGGCGCTCCTGGCGGGCCGGGTTCCTGGTGGCGACCGGGTAGAGGTGAGGTTACTGCGGGGAGGAACCGCCAGCTTCACCGCTCCGGAGGAGCTGATCGTGCAGGCCGTGCTGGAGGGGATACGCCTGGTGAAAGGCGCCGAGGCTCAACCCATCCTCCAGTGGGCATCCAGTGACGCCCGGCACTTCCGGCGTTTCGGCATTCCCACCCTGCAGTACGGCCCGGCACACCTCGAGACCATCCACGCCGTGGACGAACGGGTGGCAATTGCAGATCTGGTCGACGCTACCTGCGTGTACGCTACAGCCTTACTGAGATACTGGGAGCTGACCGCGTGA